The window AGTCACCAAATCATCGCTAAATCTAACCGTATCGGCTTGCCCATTTCTATTTCCGAAATTTTGCGCTAAAGTTTTCCCATATTGATATTCCCCACCGGCGATGATTCTGATAGGAAATCGACCGATTTTATCATTTCTGGTGAACTTGGTCCTTCCTCCATAACTGAAAGCAGTTTCCTTTTTATAATCTAAGATAAACGGATTTTCAAATTCCGTGGTGTTGACATACAGAGCGGTTTGATTCTCCAATTTATCGGAAAAAGTATAAGTGTGGGAAAGTGTTCCGTAGAGAGATTTTTGAGCGATAGAGCTATTTTGATTTACAGAACCAGGTCGCGCCTGTCGTGGGTCTTCTTCCAATTGGGTAGCGTTTAAAGCTCCTGGAATTTGATAGTCTAAGTCACTATAGAGAATTTGTGTGGAAAACTTTTGTTTGTCCGAAGGCTTCATATGAGCTGCCAATTGAAATACTTTTCTATCAACAGCACTGTGTTCCCGATACCCATCAGATTTTTGATGAACATAAGAAACGTTCAAACCGCCGTCCCCTATTTGTTGATCAATTCCAAATCGATATCTTATCAAACCAAAATCCCCGGCATTCAAATCCATAGACACCCTATTTTCTTCAATTTGTGTTTTACTATGAAAGCTAATCACACCACCATTTCCCGCACCATAAATACTACTCGCAGGTCCTTTTACGATTTCGGTCTGTTGAATATTACTGAGATCCAGTAAGTTCAAAGGAGTCGTTCCATCAGGGGAAGTGAAAGGAATTCCATTCCAATAAACTTTTACATTTCTAACACCAAAGGGAGACCTCAGCGAACTTCCACGAATAGATATTCTGTAACTAGCAGGAGCTCTTTCCTCCACTCTGATACCTGCTTTAGTGTTGAAAGCATTGGCTATGGAAGTTTCATTGAATCTATAAAGCTCACTTTCCAAAACCCTACTCACAGACCCGGCTTGCTGCAATAAAGGTCTATCGGAATCAAAAGCAGAAACTGTCACTGTGGATAAGTCGTTTGTTTCCGGAACTAAGACAACAATATTCTCCTGATTTGGAATGATTTCTTGACTCTTCTTCTGATAGGCAATATGTGAAAAATTAAAGCTTTTAGATTGTGTCAAATCAATTTGTGCAATGCCTTTATCATTGGTGATTTGACCTTTAAATCCTATTCCTTTGATCGCTACCCCGGGTATAGACTCTTGTGATTCAAGATCCACCACCTGAATTGTGGTTTGAGCAAAAAGTGAAAAAGGTAAAAATATGATTAGGAAGAAGTAGTGTTTTTTCATGTTGGATAATTTTAATTCTAGACTGTAAGTATCCTTTTTAAGCAGATTGACTTTAGTTTCGGTCATTTACAAAAGGCATAACACCAACTCAATAAAAATGATTAAAAAAAACCTCAAGATTTAAATCCCGAGGTTTTTTAAAAAGGTAGATTTTAAAATTATTTTCTTTGGGCTCTTTTCATTGGATTATCTCCTGAAGAAACCCCTCTTGCACCACCTGCGCTTTTGAATAACTCAAACCTACTAGGTGTGAAAGTTCTAGGCCAATAGTTATTAGATTCATCAATATCTGCTGTCTCTCTGAATGGATCAAGCACTATATTTTTCACTTCTTTTTTCTTCGCAAAGACCTTTGAAACTTCTGTTTCATTCAATCTCCAAATCTGTGCAGGAATTCTTTCAACTTCGGATGTTCCATCCACATAATTAAACTGAATAATCAAAGGCATCACCAAGCCACCAACATTTTTAAACTTCATTTCATAGAAGTTCAACCCACTATTTAGTAGGTCTTTTTCTTCTTGGCTAAGTCTAGCCATAAAGTCTCTGTAAGCCTTTTCATCTTCTGGAGTGACTGAGAATGGGTTATAGCTATTATAGAAATCTCGTGTTGCAGGATCTGCTTCCAAGACTGTTTCTTCAATATCCTTGGCATTGTAAGTTTTAGAAACATAACTCTCTTCTCTATCAAACGCTTTCTTTGCATCCGCTTTTTTCTCCGCTGGAGTTCTATTATCAAGCTTGTACCAATTTACCGCTTCTAAAGAAATGTCAACTGGCTCAGTATCAAAAAACCAACCTTTCCAAAACCAATCCAAATCAACACCAGAAGCATCTTCTAAAGTTCTAAATAAATCTTCTGGAGTAGGATGCTTAAACATCCATCTTTGCGAATACTCTTTGAAAGCATAATCAAACAGCTCTCTTCCCATCACAGTTTCTCTTAATATATTAAGTGCTGTAGCAGGTTTTGCATAAGCATTTGGGCCAAATTGAATGATATTCTCTGAGTTAGTCATAATTGGCTCAAGAAGATTCTGACTACTTCTCATGTAAGAAACAATCTTATGGGCTGGACCTCTACGGGAAGGATAATCTCTATCCCACTCTTGCTCTGCCATAAATTGCATAAAGGTATTTAAGCCTTCATCCATCCAAGTCCATTGTCTCTCGTCAGAATTGACGATCATTGGGAAATAATTATGACCTACTTCGTGAATTATCACTGAAATCATCCCGTATTTCACTGCATCTGTATAAGTTCCATCAGAATCAGGACGACCATAGTTGAAACAAATCATAGGGTATTCCATTCCATTGCTCGCTTCTACAGAAATCGCAACAGGATAAGGATAGTCAAATGTTTTAGCAGAATATGATTTAAGTGTGTGGGCAACTACTCGCGTAGAATATTGCTCCCAAAGTGGGTTCCCCTCTTTTCCATAATAAGACATCGCCATTACATCTTTGCCGCCTTGCTTCACAGCCATTGCGTCCCAGATGAACTTTCTAGAAGAAGTCCAAGCAAAATCTCTTACATTTTCAGCATGGAAAATCCATGTTTTCTTGTCCTTTGATTTTCCTTTTTCCAATCTCTCAGCCTCAGCTTGTGTTCTGATCACTACAGGCTTATCATATGACTTTTGGGCTTGCTCCCAACGTTGTAATTCAGTAGCTGAAAGCACTTCCTCAGGATTTTGTAACACTCCTGTAGAGCCAACCATATGATCAGCAGGGACAGTTATTTTTACTTTATAATCACCAAAAGTCAAAGCAAACTCACCTCTGCCTACGAATTCTTTATTTTGCCACCCTTCAAAATCTGAATAAACGGCCATTCTCGGAAACCATTCAGCCATCGTATAAAGGTAATTTCCATCTTTCTCGAAAAACTCATATCCTGGACGTCCACCGATAAAACTCATTCTATCATGAATATTGAATGCCCAATCAACTGTGAATTCAAACTTTTCGCCTGACTTCAATGGCTGAGGAAGGTCAACGCGCATCATCGTATTGTTGATCGTTACAGGAATATCCTCACCTGACATGGTTTTTACAGAATTGATTTTGTATCCCAAGTCCTGATCATGCCACACAATCCCTTCAAGTTGTCTCATCGACACTCTTGAATTGATGCTGCTTTGAGCCATTTTTGGGGTATTGGAATCAGCAGCTCTTTCGTTTTGATCAAGCTGAATCCATAAATAAGTCAATTGATCCGGAGAGTTGTTGAAATAGGTGACTTTCTGCCAACCTTTGATGGACTGATTGTCATCATTCAATTCTACTTCGATTTCATGATCTGCTTTTTGCTGCCAATACATGTGGCCTGGAGCTCCTGATGCGGTTCTGTATACATTTGGAGAGCGAAGCATCGATCCTAATTGTTCGAATCTTTCCGCATGATTTCTTTCGCTTCTTTGAGCAAATGAAGAAACGGAACACATCAAACCTAAAACGAGGAGAGTAAGTATTCTTTTCATAGAGTTTATTTATTGTTTTTTGACCTATAATGGCCGATGTATTCTTTTGAAAACTACCAATATTTGGTATCAATCATCATCATAATTGACATCCCCAAAACGATTGCTGAGATGGTGATTGTCCATTCTTTTCTATTGACACCTATGAGACCTACGATAAGCGATGAAGCAATCAAGAAAATGGCAACGATGGCCAATTGACCTACTTCCAAGCCAATGTTGAACGCCAGCAAAGGTTGAAAGATTGAAGCTTCTCTTCCCAACAATGACCTTAAGTAATTTGAGAATCCTAGACCGTGGATCAAACCAAAGAAAATAGCAAAGATATAGTTGATCTGAATTCCTCTACTATTACTTGGCCTTGGTTTGAAAACATTAGCTAAAGCAGTAATTGCAATCGTGACAGGAATAAGAAACTCAATCAGGCTTGAATTTACTTTTACAATATTTAATGTTGCCAAAGCCAAGGTAATCGAAT is drawn from Belliella baltica DSM 15883 and contains these coding sequences:
- a CDS encoding HupE/UreJ family protein; translation: MSQFQLYFELGYKHILDLKGFDHILFVIALCAIYLARDWKKILILVTAFTIGHSITLALATLNIVKVNSSLIEFLIPVTIAITALANVFKPRPSNSRGIQINYIFAIFFGLIHGLGFSNYLRSLLGREASIFQPLLAFNIGLEVGQLAIVAIFLIASSLIVGLIGVNRKEWTITISAIVLGMSIMMMIDTKYW
- a CDS encoding M1 family metallopeptidase, producing the protein MKRILTLLVLGLMCSVSSFAQRSERNHAERFEQLGSMLRSPNVYRTASGAPGHMYWQQKADHEIEVELNDDNQSIKGWQKVTYFNNSPDQLTYLWIQLDQNERAADSNTPKMAQSSINSRVSMRQLEGIVWHDQDLGYKINSVKTMSGEDIPVTINNTMMRVDLPQPLKSGEKFEFTVDWAFNIHDRMSFIGGRPGYEFFEKDGNYLYTMAEWFPRMAVYSDFEGWQNKEFVGRGEFALTFGDYKVKITVPADHMVGSTGVLQNPEEVLSATELQRWEQAQKSYDKPVVIRTQAEAERLEKGKSKDKKTWIFHAENVRDFAWTSSRKFIWDAMAVKQGGKDVMAMSYYGKEGNPLWEQYSTRVVAHTLKSYSAKTFDYPYPVAISVEASNGMEYPMICFNYGRPDSDGTYTDAVKYGMISVIIHEVGHNYFPMIVNSDERQWTWMDEGLNTFMQFMAEQEWDRDYPSRRGPAHKIVSYMRSSQNLLEPIMTNSENIIQFGPNAYAKPATALNILRETVMGRELFDYAFKEYSQRWMFKHPTPEDLFRTLEDASGVDLDWFWKGWFFDTEPVDISLEAVNWYKLDNRTPAEKKADAKKAFDREESYVSKTYNAKDIEETVLEADPATRDFYNSYNPFSVTPEDEKAYRDFMARLSQEEKDLLNSGLNFYEMKFKNVGGLVMPLIIQFNYVDGTSEVERIPAQIWRLNETEVSKVFAKKKEVKNIVLDPFRETADIDESNNYWPRTFTPSRFELFKSAGGARGVSSGDNPMKRAQRK
- a CDS encoding TonB-dependent receptor domain-containing protein encodes the protein MKKHYFFLIIFLPFSLFAQTTIQVVDLESQESIPGVAIKGIGFKGQITNDKGIAQIDLTQSKSFNFSHIAYQKKSQEIIPNQENIVVLVPETNDLSTVTVSAFDSDRPLLQQAGSVSRVLESELYRFNETSIANAFNTKAGIRVEERAPASYRISIRGSSLRSPFGVRNVKVYWNGIPFTSPDGTTPLNLLDLSNIQQTEIVKGPASSIYGAGNGGVISFHSKTQIEENRVSMDLNAGDFGLIRYRFGIDQQIGDGGLNVSYVHQKSDGYREHSAVDRKVFQLAAHMKPSDKQKFSTQILYSDLDYQIPGALNATQLEEDPRQARPGSVNQNSSIAQKSLYGTLSHTYTFSDKLENQTALYVNTTEFENPFILDYKKETAFSYGGRTKFTRNDKIGRFPIRIIAGGEYQYGKTLAQNFGNRNGQADTVRFSDDLVTTQAFLFQQFEVEWSNQFLMTIAFSENFSRYDINRTIDASANEPSSNQRKFDPIIVPRIALAYQINNKSGIHGSISSGFSPPSIAEVRTNEGSINLDLEAERGVNYELGYRVTHGIFNVDIVGFYFKLDQTITTFANEQGVVLFRNAGSTNQRGIEAQVDYAIWRNSQTQIQEFKLSHAFTGHYFEFADFNSGGNDFSGNQLTGIAPNTLVNQLDLRTKLGFYLNFTHQYVDKLPLNDANTVYQDAYNLVSSRIGWRSFFARNWDAEVYFGVDNLLNESYSLGNDLNAFANRFYQPAPLRNYYGGVKLGYSF